CCCAGACTATTACTCATCCATGGAAGTCTCAGAGAGCATTGCTAAATAGTAAGGAGTCTTAAAAAAGACATAACCGTAGTATCATTATTATCATATAATTTCTTCATATCAAATACCTAGTCAGTGTTGGAACTTTCCTGATTAatcaataaagtttattttgtttggttggttggtttttagcAGTTGGTTCAAGGCAGAATGCACAGCAGGTCTCAATCTATCAGGCtccccttgttttttttttcccttgcagtTTCTTTGTTGAGGAAACCGAGTGGTGTGTCCTGAGAACTCCCCATATTTGGATTTGCTGAATTCATCTCCCTGACATCATTTAATATGGTCCCCTGTGCCCTACATTGCTTGTGAGTTGGTAGTTAAATCTTGAGGTTTGCTCCAAGTCAGATCCAGTGTTATGGCAAGAATACTTCATGTGTGGTGGTGTGTACTTCCACCAGGAGGCACGTGATGTCTTTTTGTGTTGTTAGCATCCTCACCTCTAGGACCTGCTCGTCCAGACTATCTTGAGTTTATGCCTGGATGTGTAGCATTTGTTGTTACTCCAAGTTTTGCCTTCGTTGTTCTTGTTGATGGTGTGGACTGGACCAGGATGAGACACGAAAGAACAGACCAGGGTTAAATGAACAGCTTTTCTGACAGTTTCGAGTTGTCTGCACCATCACCCTCTCCCCTCAAAGATTTGGTTTTTTTGACAGGATGCCAGCTTGTCTTTTGTATGAGGCTTAAGATTCCTATCCTGTTTGTTAAACTCATGTGGAATtaaactaggaaaataaaattgttttctcatttcaatAATACACCAGAATAATAGTTAATTGAAATTTCTGAACAGGCAATAAGATGGCACCACCATCCCCCCCCACCCGCCACCCCCTGGTCAAAAAAAGTAGTCAGTATAGAATGTGTAGTTTTCCATCCTTGTTTCAAGCTCGAAGAATAGTCTTATCTAGTAGATTTCAAAAAGTATTCATTAGCAACAGGTGTATTGATGCCATCTAGTTTTGTTACTCCTCCTTTGCGCATCTCGGTGTCCCAGCACAAATGTGTGTCTGTAGCAAATGTAGTTTCTCCCCCTTAGCAGCACAGAAGAGATCTGCATGATTTCGTAGAAGGGAGCTCTGTATGCCCGAATGGACCTTTTTATTCCCTTACAGTTCTGAAATTCTTCTAGGAACTCATGGATTGAAACCGAATTCTGtgatttcaaactttttccttaaatgtatCTTTTGgagtttaaatttaatttttgaaatattgggTCACTGAATCATTTTGAAACAGTATTTGCAATCTTTGAATGCCTGCCACTCtgaatggtttataacattttcttttaatatccaaAAGTACAGCCTAGCCATAAAcctaatttccaaatttttttttgctaaagtTTGAAAATGCTAAAAATACACATTTGGATTAGGTTAAATTCCATTATGATAAATACTATCATTACAAAATCTCACTattacaacaaaataattttggcTTCAACTTTTAGCCCATGCCTTTAAAATAGGAAACAATTTCCACATGAAAAATAGGCTTTCAGAATTTGTTGTAATGAGATCTAAATCTAAATCAAACATTCTACGATCCTCTGAATATAAGACATTTCTAAGAAGTTTAGAAACTTAATGACTAAAACCTTACTGGAGTCCTGAGGCtgcatttttcttaaaactcCTTGCTGGGAGTGGTTCACCTACTGTCATAACAGAGATGAATGGAGTGTGCCCTCCTGTTCTGTAGGTTCTGACACTGGTGCCAGTGGCATTCAGAAGCGTCCTGTACCCAGTCTCTCTCAGTCGTAGCTTGcagaaacagaattttctaaagCTGCAGTGGCTTCTCTCCATTGTGAGCAAACTTAGACTTCAAGGAGACCTCTAGGCTCTGAGTAGCTCCTATGGCAGCAGTAGTTACGGTCACTGTTGGAGATCTCAAGGATCAAGATGTTAAGAGAAGTAATTTTAATCACACTCACGGCAGTCACACTATACTTTGCACTATGGGGTATAACAAAGAAATGACAGATGAGTTTAACGTGCATCTTCCCCGTTTGGCTCCAATTTGAGAGTccctttagaaaaaaagaaaagaaaacagaatcatcTCTGACAAGAGCAGAGCCCATTAAAGTTCTCTGTGCAAACGATTCCccaagcaggggctggggagagggcttGACCTGTTGAGCTCATGGCCCATCGGAGCTGCCTGGGAGTCCAACCCGGCACAGGAAAGTCCACTCCCTTAAAGCTCCTGGGGCAGCCTCTGGAGCCCTCAGGTGCGGGACCGATTCTGCACACAGGACCACCAGAGTGGACCGGAGCCTTGACGGCCTCGAGCAGGCAGTCAGTCTGGCCTTGGGGAGCATCCCAGCCACGGCTGGAGGGAGGGCATCTGTCTCCAGAGAGCACTCGCTGGGGATCAGCCTGTTGAATGTTCACTTAGGGTTAACTTGTGTTTCTTTATTGTTGGAAAATGATTTCAGATCTCATTGTTCTGAGCTCACTTAACAAATGTGAGAATAAACGTGATGACTCACTTTGTGACCTGTCTGTAGAGAACTTGGACTTTGGGCTGGCTTTCTCTCCTTGGTCGATATGGATCTGATCTGTCGTCTTTGCCCTCCTGGCATGTGCTTAGAAAATGAAcgatcattttaaaattatattgagcTAACAAGTTGGCAGTGAACTTGGGCTTTGAACAAGCTGTAAACTGAATGTGCTTTCCGGGTTGACGCTGTAGGGCTACAGAATCCTACAAAAGTACGTAATGGGATTAAACAAAAATTGATTCCACAGCTTTGTTTCTCTGCATTTTGTTTCTCCACTTGATTTTTCAGTGTCAATACTGCATGTTATCGGCTGTGAAGTTTGACAACACccaaaagagaatgaaagtgGAAATGAGAATTTGGTAACAGGGTGTTTTTTAATGTGAACTTTTTGTTTACAGTAAATGCAGCCCTGAGGATTTGGCTACTGCATATAACAACAGGGGGCAAATCAAATACTTCAGGGTTGATTTTGATGAAGCCATGGATGACTACACATCTGCCATAGAAGTCCAACCCGATTTTGAGGTTCCATATTACAACAGAGGGTTGATATTGTATAGGctaggtaagattttttttttcttttgtccttgacGATGTTCTGTTAATTCAGAGCTCTCAAATGTTGTAAAACTAATGTAGCCATCATCAAGTCATAAAGTTATGTGAAATTTAGGTTTAGAGCCTGGGACAAAGGAAGTGTCCCTGTGTTTATTTTAGGCTTTCGACAGGCGTTACAGACCACAACGGAGCACGGGTGGGAATTGCACCCACCCCATGAGGGTGACCCCGTTACTTTGAGCCCGTGCGTTCCCAGCTTCAAAATGAGGCTCATGTTGGTGCTCACCTGTGGAACTTTTCTGAGTTAAAATCTTTGAAGGGTCACAACACAATACAAAGTGAAGAGGTTTGAGATCCTTTGATTAAAGAGGCTGTAGATACTGTTTCACATTtaaagtgttaaaaagaaaatgaatttcctgtttcttaattttactgTAATTATGTAAAACAGATGATATCATTTTGttggtattttctgtttctatgctATTTACCTTTTAAATCTCAATAGATAAACTCGTAgctaattttatgtattattcTGTAAAGGTACACGAAATTACTTTGATATACACATCTCTGTatcattataaagagaaaaaaaattcctttactAGGAGTGATTGAAAGCTTGTAAATATAGAAGCAGAAGTATAGATCCAAACTTTGCTATGaataacatatagaaatattcagcttttttcctcttttccattttttgggtTCTGGTACAGGATACTTTGATGATGCTTTGGAAGATTTCAAGAAGGTGTTAGGCTTAAATCCTGGATTTCAAGATGCTACTTTGAGCTTAAAACAGACTCTTttggacaaagaagaaaaacaaagaagaaattactaaaaaaaaaaattattgaaaattttaacttaattgaAATATTAACTCAAGATCTT
This genomic interval from Equus quagga isolate Etosha38 chromosome 5, UCLA_HA_Equagga_1.0, whole genome shotgun sequence contains the following:
- the TTC32 gene encoding tetratricopeptide repeat protein 32 produces the protein MEGQQGQQSHATLALAQAHFEKGEYAEAEALYSAYIRRCLSAGSVGAAPGNKCSPEDLATAYNNRGQIKYFRVDFDEAMDDYTSAIEVQPDFEVPYYNRGLILYRLGYFDDALEDFKKVLGLNPGFQDATLSLKQTLLDKEEKQRRNY